From Leptospira fainei serovar Hurstbridge str. BUT 6, the proteins below share one genomic window:
- a CDS encoding helix-turn-helix domain-containing protein, which yields MANSFLSFFLLFSALLSLLFAIGEIFSFSRGSRRIVLFGIFLSLSYFLFHAYLVSSRNILFFPYLFLTHLPCSALLGALLERYLLLAWGNPAERPGKFMLKVLPALGIAIWLTPFYFQDRESKIRLLEKIAVSGTDWHIKIPILFTMSVFLYFLVSVLIRLFRTVRFSVVRKDINLATILFLSSFAILSTFIGSYSVLFGGKDPLGTIGAWLGLFLLFIYVYRQRYPEFFLEVRKVVEEEKRAKASQLGKFDLTEIKSRLKDLFENERIYREEELTLSTLAGRLGLSTHQLSEYLNSEEKKSFFQILNEYRVREAQEKIRSSPTDTLLAIAYSSGFRSKSTFNDVFRKETGLTPSEYRKRILKRFEK from the coding sequence TTGGCTAATTCGTTTTTATCATTCTTTTTACTTTTTTCGGCTTTACTTTCCTTACTTTTTGCTATCGGAGAAATATTCTCGTTTTCAAGAGGCAGTCGCAGGATCGTCTTATTCGGGATTTTTTTATCCCTTTCCTATTTTCTGTTTCATGCTTATCTCGTGTCTTCGCGAAATATTTTATTTTTCCCTTATTTATTTCTCACTCACCTCCCGTGCTCGGCCCTGTTGGGTGCGTTGTTGGAAAGATATTTGCTACTGGCTTGGGGTAATCCCGCCGAAAGACCGGGCAAATTTATGCTTAAGGTTTTGCCGGCGCTGGGAATAGCGATCTGGCTTACACCTTTTTACTTTCAGGATCGCGAAAGTAAAATTCGTCTTTTAGAGAAAATCGCCGTCTCAGGGACTGATTGGCATATAAAGATCCCTATATTATTTACTATGTCCGTCTTTCTCTATTTTTTGGTCTCGGTTCTTATACGACTATTCAGAACGGTTCGTTTTTCGGTCGTTCGGAAAGATATTAATTTGGCTACGATCTTATTTCTCAGTAGCTTCGCGATCTTGAGTACGTTTATAGGATCTTACTCGGTCCTTTTTGGCGGGAAGGACCCCTTAGGTACGATAGGGGCTTGGCTTGGCCTCTTTCTTTTATTTATTTACGTTTATAGACAGCGTTACCCCGAATTTTTTCTAGAGGTCCGTAAAGTCGTTGAGGAGGAGAAGCGAGCTAAGGCATCTCAGTTGGGAAAGTTCGACCTTACTGAAATTAAATCCAGATTGAAGGATCTTTTTGAAAACGAAAGAATCTACAGAGAAGAGGAATTAACCCTATCGACTCTAGCGGGTCGGTTAGGGTTGAGCACGCATCAGCTTTCCGAGTATTTGAACAGCGAGGAAAAGAAGAGTTTCTTTCAAATATTAAACGAATATAGGGTCCGAGAAGCTCAGGAGAAAATTCGATCGAGTCCGACGGATACGCTCCTGGCCATCGCTTATTCTTCCGGGTTTCGTTCTAAATCTACGTTTAATGATGTCTTTCGAAAGGAAACCGGCTTAACGCCTTCGGAATATAGAAAACGGATCCTAAAAAGATTCGAAAAATAG
- a CDS encoding sterol desaturase family protein, with protein sequence MPTCEFSWECAKSFGIFQLTMNFLRYYPIAGLAFFIFWVWKRGTFQRFRIQKQFPKSEKIISEIKQSAVTLFMFSGIAFSVYVLSGLGYLNRKIYFNLSEHGGWIYAIFSFILITVWHETWFYWFHRLMHHRKVYPIVHSVHHQSVNPSPLAAYNFHWLEAFLEAFYVVPFVCFVPIHFGFFLAHTIYAMVMNIWWHLGYEFFPGGWTSHPILKWINTSTHHNLHHQKFHGNYSLYFNVWDRIMGTNFPYYETYFEQVVNARDDEKNSPEVVKEELIDQAIG encoded by the coding sequence ATGCCGACATGCGAATTTAGTTGGGAATGTGCGAAATCGTTCGGAATTTTCCAACTTACGATGAATTTTCTTCGCTACTATCCGATTGCCGGATTGGCTTTTTTCATTTTTTGGGTTTGGAAGAGAGGAACATTTCAAAGGTTTAGAATTCAGAAACAGTTCCCAAAGAGTGAAAAGATCATATCCGAAATTAAGCAGTCGGCAGTAACGCTATTCATGTTCAGCGGGATCGCATTCTCGGTTTACGTTTTATCTGGATTGGGTTATTTAAATCGGAAAATTTACTTCAATCTTTCCGAGCACGGAGGTTGGATTTACGCCATCTTTAGTTTCATTCTGATCACTGTTTGGCACGAGACATGGTTCTATTGGTTTCATCGTTTGATGCACCATCGGAAGGTTTACCCGATAGTTCATTCCGTTCATCATCAATCCGTCAACCCCTCTCCTTTAGCGGCTTATAATTTCCATTGGTTAGAAGCGTTTCTTGAAGCGTTTTATGTAGTTCCATTCGTATGTTTTGTGCCTATACATTTCGGATTCTTTCTCGCGCACACCATATATGCAATGGTCATGAATATTTGGTGGCATCTGGGTTATGAGTTCTTTCCCGGAGGATGGACAAGTCACCCGATTTTAAAATGGATTAATACTTCAACGCATCATAACCTTCATCATCAGAAGTTTCACGGAAATTATAGTTTATATTTTAACGTTTGGGATAGAATTATGGGAACGAATTTTCCTTATTATGAAACCTATTTTGAACAAGTGGTTAATGCTCGCGATGATGAAAAGAATTCTCCCGAAGTCGTAAAAGAGGAACTCATCGATCAAGCAATCGGCTGA
- a CDS encoding SpoIIE family protein phosphatase: MDPIYFNFYSFGSLLAALFSAYAAVFFLGIKDRSKAALNIGIATLITIFYHSAYAVGFSSYDEWTIFHRWFMIPIPLISLIHLFLFFFYFPEPKKEKVGLILFAILYLGILIVAGFYVTISLKATRTFVFGSHHWDFQTPMFYKIFSLIVLIYIVCLIAAGVWRAIVEKGKHRRAVIYILLSYCFLSIFSGVMNALSRDGTVSRAAYQQCADITLVAGYFIMIVLYINITKERTTILSRIVGVAMATFLLVFQLVGYAILNGYESSFDTIQTKTTRLVVLNGERPDDLRYLVSFDPESSKLETEFGNKDKRTGINDKDELRLFYYKNKLIRLGSLKADQRRERSSAIIEQDPKHLFAYRAGLMEFLESKGSEIVSDEVVHTFFIQLESKMKVIRSKFYNSPKKNDKSLASKLFVSKEPGISATLDSFSKIFLSEVEKGKTDEEMNGIFLSTMIPIREEGERIYRGIRTFRPGDEKPAYYVSYIYTHPKTGIIYEAGFDYKSLRQYLHQPALILVVSLLSIVFVTAAGFRLFFKGALLTPLDNIVIGLREVNSGNLDYRLVPHVEDEIGFIARSFNRMTLSIKAARARLEQYAEELEGKVKERTRELEHTLDEIKELKQQQDGDYFLTSLLIRPLGENKATQEKVKVDFFLEQKKKFSFRNYEEEIGGDMNIANHIELKNRSFTVFLNADAMGKSMQGAGGALVLGAVFESIIERTRLIGSIRLQSPEYWLKSAFTELHKVFESFDGSMLVSLVMGLVDDQSGILYYINAEHPWTVLYRDGIASFIENELLFRKLGTTGLEGRVFIKTFQLEPGDVIIAGSDGRDDILLSTDETGARILNDDEQLFLRLVEEGGGDLKRIYERILSRGPLTDDLSMIRLSFSETNEQVSAEETKEKEKIKKLLIKVRNMTKSDEMGEAISFLEEADTLNNRVPEVKKNFIQLYLKVKNYREAARYAEDYLDLKPIDSEILYIASFAARKAGLLRKALNFGERLRLREPNHLKNLINLAQIYIAFKKFDQAASTVRFALELSPENPTILKIKDLLDRLVEKQEKENL; the protein is encoded by the coding sequence ATGGATCCGATTTATTTCAATTTCTACTCTTTCGGTTCCCTATTAGCGGCATTATTCTCGGCTTACGCTGCTGTTTTCTTCCTCGGAATAAAAGATAGAAGTAAAGCGGCGCTTAATATAGGCATTGCTACTTTAATCACTATTTTCTATCATTCCGCTTACGCTGTCGGTTTCTCATCGTATGATGAATGGACAATCTTCCATCGATGGTTCATGATTCCGATTCCTCTAATCAGCTTAATTCATTTATTTCTATTTTTCTTTTATTTTCCGGAGCCCAAAAAGGAGAAAGTCGGCCTAATCCTTTTTGCGATACTATACCTGGGAATCTTAATAGTAGCAGGATTCTATGTTACGATATCCTTAAAGGCTACGAGAACATTCGTATTCGGAAGTCATCATTGGGATTTTCAAACACCTATGTTTTATAAAATATTTTCGCTTATCGTTTTGATTTATATCGTTTGCTTAATCGCCGCAGGGGTTTGGAGAGCGATCGTCGAGAAAGGGAAACATCGACGGGCGGTCATTTATATCCTATTATCGTATTGTTTTCTGAGCATCTTCTCGGGAGTTATGAACGCTTTAAGCAGAGATGGAACGGTTTCGAGGGCGGCATACCAGCAATGCGCGGACATAACCCTTGTCGCCGGCTATTTCATCATGATCGTCCTATATATCAATATTACGAAAGAACGAACTACCATACTGAGTCGGATTGTGGGCGTAGCAATGGCGACCTTTCTGCTCGTATTTCAATTAGTCGGCTATGCGATTCTCAACGGCTACGAGTCGTCCTTCGATACGATTCAAACGAAAACCACTCGCTTAGTCGTTTTAAACGGAGAAAGACCCGATGATCTTCGCTATCTAGTCTCATTCGATCCGGAATCCTCGAAACTGGAAACGGAATTCGGAAATAAGGATAAAAGAACGGGAATAAACGATAAAGACGAGCTGCGATTGTTCTACTATAAAAATAAGTTGATTCGCTTGGGAAGCCTAAAAGCCGATCAACGCCGGGAACGTTCGTCCGCAATTATCGAACAGGACCCGAAGCATCTCTTTGCGTATAGAGCCGGGTTAATGGAATTTCTGGAGTCAAAAGGATCGGAAATCGTTTCGGACGAGGTAGTTCATACTTTCTTCATTCAGTTGGAAAGTAAGATGAAAGTTATTCGAAGCAAATTTTACAATTCGCCTAAAAAGAACGATAAATCCTTAGCTTCCAAACTTTTCGTTTCGAAAGAGCCCGGCATATCGGCGACACTGGATTCTTTTTCGAAAATATTCTTGTCCGAGGTGGAAAAAGGAAAAACCGACGAGGAAATGAACGGTATATTCTTGTCTACGATGATTCCGATTCGAGAGGAAGGCGAACGGATTTATAGAGGAATTAGAACATTTCGTCCGGGCGATGAAAAACCGGCATATTACGTTTCATACATATATACTCACCCCAAGACGGGGATAATTTACGAAGCAGGATTCGATTACAAATCATTGAGACAATATCTTCATCAGCCTGCTTTAATATTGGTCGTTTCTCTCCTATCAATCGTCTTCGTAACGGCAGCCGGGTTCAGACTATTCTTCAAAGGTGCTTTATTAACTCCGTTAGATAATATCGTGATTGGATTAAGAGAAGTCAATTCCGGAAACCTAGATTACCGATTGGTCCCTCACGTTGAAGACGAGATCGGCTTTATTGCGCGTTCTTTCAATAGAATGACCCTCTCGATTAAGGCTGCTAGAGCTAGGCTGGAGCAATATGCGGAGGAACTGGAAGGAAAAGTAAAGGAAAGAACAAGAGAGTTGGAACACACGCTCGACGAAATCAAGGAACTAAAGCAGCAGCAAGACGGCGATTATTTCCTAACCTCCTTGTTAATCCGCCCACTCGGCGAAAACAAAGCCACTCAAGAAAAAGTGAAAGTGGATTTTTTTCTGGAGCAGAAAAAGAAATTCTCATTCAGAAACTATGAAGAAGAGATCGGTGGAGATATGAATATCGCGAATCATATCGAACTCAAAAACAGATCTTTCACGGTTTTTCTGAACGCGGACGCTATGGGAAAATCCATGCAAGGCGCCGGTGGAGCATTAGTTCTTGGCGCCGTATTCGAATCCATTATCGAACGAACACGCTTGATCGGATCGATACGCTTACAATCCCCGGAATACTGGCTAAAGAGCGCCTTTACGGAACTTCATAAAGTTTTCGAAAGTTTTGACGGATCGATGTTGGTTTCATTAGTGATGGGACTCGTAGACGATCAAAGCGGAATCTTATATTATATAAATGCGGAGCACCCCTGGACAGTCTTATATCGCGACGGAATTGCGTCCTTTATCGAAAACGAACTTCTATTTCGCAAATTGGGAACGACCGGTTTGGAAGGAAGAGTTTTCATAAAAACCTTTCAATTGGAACCTGGAGATGTAATCATAGCCGGCTCCGACGGACGAGACGATATACTTTTATCCACCGACGAAACGGGAGCAAGAATCCTAAATGACGACGAACAACTTTTTCTGCGATTAGTGGAGGAAGGCGGCGGAGATCTCAAACGCATCTATGAACGAATCTTAAGTCGCGGACCGCTCACGGACGATCTTTCGATGATCAGACTTTCATTCTCCGAAACAAACGAGCAAGTTAGCGCGGAGGAAACTAAGGAAAAGGAAAAGATAAAAAAACTTCTAATCAAAGTCAGGAATATGACTAAGAGCGACGAGATGGGGGAAGCGATCTCGTTCTTGGAAGAAGCCGACACCTTGAATAATAGAGTTCCGGAAGTAAAAAAGAATTTCATTCAACTATATTTGAAAGTTAAAAACTACCGGGAAGCCGCGCGATATGCCGAAGATTACTTGGATTTAAAACCCATAGACAGCGAAATATTATACATAGCATCGTTTGCCGCAAGGAAAGCCGGCCTACTAAGAAAAGCGTTGAATTTCGGAGAACGTTTAAGATTAAGGGAACCGAACCATTTAAAGAATCTAATAAACCTCGCACAAATATATATCGCTTTTAAGAAATTCGACCAGGCGGCCTCGACCGTCCGATTTGCTCTTGAACTTTCACCGGAAAATCCTACGATATTAAAGATCAAAGATCTATTGGATCGATTAGTCGAAAAACAAGAAAAAGAAAACCTTTAA
- a CDS encoding sensor histidine kinase, which translates to MSDPIKNILYIDSDVAYAEDLTAHFEKGGYGIICASSVADALKNCMLTEPPAIIVDPSFSDIDCIKFLRSLRKLSPGSVFIINTHSEAVDPNVSSLPWIHSVLEKGEDISRIVECVSSVLCEKETRLTEFHKKAINEENLLSEVAWLQWKENRRSSESLTIGKNILDNLTHSISQGLGIGSLITRLDLVESFLVRENGRYSVPTDLLDSIFENKDILRDWTDKLEKFRSLFDLAIYKERTHFETVLSLIRSSVTEFEEFAKIKNHQIFFENKAIDQFVYSHPDFVKFAFRELMVNAMKFSPENSKIHILLYSNRSYISLIVMNDISIGESGISGIPEEYYFKVFEPFFRLNHIYDERFHALDFGFGIGLNLTQNLARQSDCKVSIYELNDYTGESCSRRVAAEIQFSIC; encoded by the coding sequence TTGTCCGATCCAATAAAGAATATCCTGTATATAGACTCTGATGTTGCCTATGCTGAAGATCTAACCGCGCATTTTGAGAAAGGGGGATACGGTATTATCTGCGCTTCCTCCGTCGCAGACGCTCTGAAAAATTGCATGTTGACCGAGCCGCCGGCGATCATCGTTGATCCTTCCTTTTCGGATATCGATTGCATTAAATTCTTAAGATCCCTAAGAAAATTGTCTCCGGGGAGCGTTTTTATTATAAATACCCACTCGGAAGCGGTCGATCCGAATGTATCCTCATTACCGTGGATTCATAGCGTATTGGAGAAGGGGGAAGATATCTCTCGAATAGTCGAATGTGTTTCCTCCGTGCTTTGCGAGAAGGAAACTAGGCTTACTGAATTTCATAAGAAGGCAATCAACGAGGAGAATTTGTTATCCGAAGTTGCTTGGCTTCAATGGAAAGAGAATAGAAGAAGTTCTGAAAGTCTCACGATAGGCAAAAATATTCTAGATAATCTAACCCATAGCATTTCTCAAGGATTAGGCATCGGTTCCTTAATTACCAGATTGGATCTAGTTGAATCATTTCTCGTCCGGGAGAATGGACGATATTCCGTACCTACGGATTTGCTGGATTCCATATTCGAGAATAAGGACATACTTCGCGATTGGACAGATAAACTCGAAAAATTCAGATCTTTGTTCGATCTCGCTATATATAAAGAACGCACCCATTTTGAGACAGTTTTATCCTTGATCCGGTCCAGCGTAACCGAATTCGAAGAGTTTGCCAAAATTAAAAATCACCAGATATTCTTCGAAAACAAAGCTATCGATCAGTTTGTCTATTCGCATCCGGATTTCGTAAAGTTTGCATTTAGGGAGTTGATGGTAAACGCCATGAAATTTTCCCCGGAAAATTCTAAAATTCATATTCTATTATATTCCAATCGGAGTTATATTTCGCTTATCGTAATGAACGATATTTCGATCGGCGAGAGCGGAATTTCAGGTATACCCGAAGAATACTATTTCAAAGTCTTCGAGCCTTTTTTCCGTTTGAATCATATTTACGACGAACGATTCCATGCCCTTGATTTCGGTTTCGGTATCGGGCTGAATTTGACCCAAAATCTTGCCAGACAATCGGATTGCAAAGTATCGATATACGAGCTTAACGATTATACGGGTGAATCTTGTTCTCGCCGAGTGGCGGCCGAGATACAATTCTCGATTTGTTAA
- a CDS encoding chemotaxis protein CheW — MEVDYVSLLKDFQAESADLLDLAEQAVLDIEKDYKPEQVNTLFRVIHTIKGNSAIFDLPAVSKISHSLESLLNHRRKTETRPSDEEIALILNCLDEIRQMLSQVEKNKEWNVEDLLVRINSFLTKIESGEKASFGLYPAKSEPKNEEKIVPKEKAKISIPKKFADKAKSENKSLYFLKYQSKETDEHAGIDPVLASVSVVGEVLLSGQLDSSQNGASQNGSHKRYIIVLSNLTKEDISRNTNIPENAFIAVVENRGNGKAENRFHAASNSKDESTVMAKVDTSNVQAESYLRIPLQALDHMINLAGETIIVRNQLLQKVESYQDHSLLSIVRNLSQLITLSQESIMRTRLQKLESFYKKIPRLVRDLEKITGKEVELHLEGGEVELDKNIIDTISDPITHMIRNAIDHGIETAKERTNAGKPAKGNIFFSASLRGGNVILKVSDDGRGLNFERIREKAIERGILGPEEAERKSTEELSELVFIPGFSTSQSVSSTSGRGVGMDVVKMNFQKAGGSVSISSVSGKGTIISATLPQTLSIINCQMVATSGMHLAIPQANISELILLDRKLVSSIENKEVYQLRGHLLPILSTSKILQLPDDYITESRYLVVVHTEKHHFGLLVEEIENSEEIVVKPLTKDLARLNLYTGAAILGDGSVSLILDISGIAKYLSLQANILEETKSLSIKEVIVQDQYLLFTVRGQLFGINSNEVQRIEMIDIKQIEYIMKREVIQYRGEVLELCRLENYFNLASEQVHSQSTVILMHFEDGKKGLLVEEIVNVVEEIPSFTKSEDSSTGVLGSGVLSDQIVIIIDGKTVLSKVSKNITLVDISKGGGLNG, encoded by the coding sequence ATGGAAGTTGATTATGTGAGTTTGCTGAAGGATTTCCAAGCGGAATCCGCGGATCTGCTCGATTTAGCGGAACAGGCCGTGCTCGACATTGAAAAGGATTACAAACCGGAACAGGTAAATACACTATTTCGTGTGATCCATACTATTAAAGGAAATTCAGCGATATTCGATCTTCCGGCAGTATCGAAAATTTCACACTCTTTGGAGAGCTTACTAAATCATCGACGGAAAACCGAGACACGACCATCGGACGAGGAAATCGCTCTAATTCTCAATTGCTTGGACGAGATTCGACAAATGCTGTCCCAAGTTGAAAAAAATAAGGAATGGAATGTAGAAGATCTTCTGGTTCGAATTAATTCATTTTTAACGAAAATTGAATCCGGCGAAAAAGCAAGCTTCGGCCTCTATCCTGCGAAATCGGAACCCAAAAATGAAGAGAAAATTGTTCCGAAAGAAAAAGCTAAAATATCTATTCCTAAAAAATTTGCGGACAAGGCCAAATCCGAGAATAAATCTCTGTACTTTTTAAAATACCAGTCCAAAGAAACCGACGAACACGCCGGAATAGATCCGGTCTTAGCATCGGTTTCGGTCGTGGGTGAAGTCTTACTTAGTGGTCAATTGGACTCGTCGCAAAACGGAGCATCACAGAACGGTTCACATAAACGATATATAATCGTTTTGTCCAACTTAACTAAAGAGGATATATCAAGGAACACGAATATACCGGAGAATGCATTCATTGCAGTCGTGGAGAACCGAGGTAACGGAAAGGCAGAGAATCGGTTTCATGCCGCGTCGAATTCAAAGGACGAGTCCACTGTAATGGCGAAAGTCGATACATCAAACGTTCAGGCGGAATCATATTTAAGAATTCCGCTGCAGGCACTCGATCATATGATAAATTTAGCGGGCGAGACGATCATTGTTAGAAACCAGTTATTACAAAAAGTCGAATCCTATCAAGATCATTCGTTATTGTCAATCGTGCGAAATCTAAGCCAGCTGATTACATTGTCGCAAGAAAGCATTATGCGAACTCGTCTGCAAAAATTAGAATCGTTTTATAAAAAAATCCCGCGATTAGTTAGAGACTTAGAGAAAATTACCGGTAAGGAAGTCGAGCTCCACTTAGAAGGCGGTGAAGTCGAGTTGGATAAGAATATCATCGATACTATTTCGGATCCGATCACACATATGATTCGAAACGCAATCGATCACGGTATCGAGACAGCGAAAGAACGTACGAATGCCGGAAAACCTGCGAAGGGGAATATATTTTTTTCCGCTAGTTTACGAGGCGGTAATGTCATTCTAAAGGTGAGTGACGATGGGCGAGGTCTAAATTTCGAAAGAATTAGAGAAAAGGCGATCGAACGCGGAATACTTGGCCCGGAGGAGGCGGAAAGAAAGTCGACGGAAGAGCTTTCGGAGCTGGTGTTTATTCCTGGATTTAGCACTTCCCAGTCCGTATCCTCAACATCCGGTCGCGGCGTCGGGATGGACGTTGTCAAAATGAATTTTCAGAAGGCCGGCGGATCGGTTTCTATATCTTCAGTTTCAGGAAAGGGAACCATCATTAGCGCAACACTTCCTCAGACATTATCAATAATAAATTGCCAAATGGTCGCGACATCAGGAATGCATCTGGCTATTCCACAGGCTAATATTAGCGAATTGATATTGTTGGATCGAAAATTAGTTTCTTCGATAGAAAATAAGGAAGTCTACCAGTTAAGAGGCCATTTACTTCCTATACTAAGCACAAGCAAAATCCTGCAACTTCCCGACGATTATATTACGGAAAGCAGATATTTAGTCGTTGTTCACACTGAAAAACATCATTTCGGATTGTTAGTGGAAGAGATAGAAAATTCGGAAGAAATCGTCGTAAAACCCTTAACTAAAGACTTAGCCCGCCTTAATTTATATACCGGCGCCGCGATTTTGGGAGATGGAAGTGTTAGTCTTATTCTTGATATATCGGGAATTGCCAAGTATCTGAGCCTTCAGGCGAATATTTTGGAAGAAACAAAATCACTTTCCATTAAGGAAGTGATAGTGCAGGATCAATATCTGCTGTTTACAGTGAGAGGTCAATTATTCGGTATAAACTCGAACGAGGTTCAGAGGATTGAGATGATCGATATTAAGCAAATCGAGTATATCATGAAACGTGAAGTGATCCAGTATAGAGGCGAAGTTTTGGAGCTTTGCCGATTGGAGAATTATTTTAACCTTGCGAGCGAGCAAGTTCATTCTCAAAGTACCGTTATTCTTATGCATTTTGAAGACGGTAAAAAAGGATTATTAGTGGAAGAAATCGTAAACGTAGTCGAGGAAATTCCGTCGTTTACAAAGAGCGAAGATTCATCCACGGGCGTTTTGGGCAGCGGTGTCCTCTCCGACCAAATCGTAATCATAATAGATGGTAAGACTGTTCTTAGTAAGGTAAGTAAGAATATAACGTTAGTTGATATATCTAAAGGAGGCGGATTAAATGGATGA
- a CDS encoding chemotaxis protein CheW: protein MDEADNHKQFLSFFLGKEIYGIPLEECKEVDHNKKILKIPCAPTYIEGIVNLRGDVVTILNLQNLFGKQSNPDKDKYSIIRLKGKKQAFAILADEVSDIIEVSEKNFEPCPSHLDEKEGRYIRNVAVFKGETLIVLNHEELLHLEDA from the coding sequence ATGGATGAAGCTGACAATCATAAACAATTTCTATCTTTCTTTCTTGGAAAAGAAATATATGGAATCCCTTTGGAAGAATGCAAGGAAGTAGATCACAATAAGAAAATATTAAAGATCCCTTGCGCTCCTACTTACATAGAAGGCATTGTGAATTTAAGGGGCGACGTAGTAACGATCTTGAATCTGCAGAATCTTTTCGGAAAACAATCCAATCCGGATAAGGATAAGTATTCCATAATAAGATTGAAAGGGAAGAAGCAGGCTTTTGCCATATTAGCGGACGAAGTTTCGGACATCATCGAAGTTTCGGAGAAGAATTTCGAACCTTGCCCCTCGCATCTGGATGAGAAGGAAGGCCGATATATTCGGAATGTGGCGGTATTTAAAGGCGAAACATTAATCGTCTTAAATCATGAAGAATTATTACATTTAGAGGACGCGTAA
- a CDS encoding methyl-accepting chemotaxis protein — protein MFNFVSQKNQVENERKQMSVSVTDQEVAMRDGTTLVSMTDLKGKVIYANREFLEIAGLTEDELVGKPHNVVRHPDIPRSIFKDFWDTIQAGKPWRGIVKNRSKSGDHYWVDANVAPRIENGNTVGYISVRRKPSRLQVESAAKLYKDILSGKTKLDSTNSRWLSIRFKLSAYIFANVLGLSFLSGAIYFGLNHLVAYAGAALFGVTQIVWGFYNIGYILKPLKESTQVANRIATGDLSVNVVHNRNDEIGELDKAILSMLINTAGLIARLKENGDILLQSSSDLSGASLNLSSGTEQMSQQSQTIAAAATQMNQNLSMVSSSIEEMSVSVGEVAKKAADSAKIAREANSTALETGEVVKELGENAREIGNVIESISNIASQTKLLALNAAIEAAGAGDAGKGFAVVASEVKELARQSAESSEEIKSKISAIQRSTERVIEFIGRITNVIAEVNQISGSIASAVEEQSITTKEIAANVSQTALTSNDVTKNINGISTASVDGAKDSGRVSKLSQSLQELAAGLTSLVNQFKI, from the coding sequence ATGTTTAATTTTGTTTCGCAAAAGAACCAAGTAGAGAATGAACGGAAACAAATGTCCGTTTCAGTGACCGATCAAGAAGTCGCGATGCGCGATGGAACTACATTAGTTTCAATGACCGATTTAAAAGGAAAGGTCATCTACGCAAATAGGGAATTCTTGGAAATCGCGGGCCTTACCGAAGATGAATTGGTTGGCAAGCCGCATAATGTAGTCCGCCACCCGGACATTCCTCGAAGTATCTTCAAAGATTTTTGGGACACGATACAGGCCGGTAAACCTTGGAGAGGCATCGTAAAAAACAGAAGTAAGAGCGGCGATCACTATTGGGTCGACGCGAATGTGGCTCCTAGAATCGAAAACGGCAATACTGTCGGATATATTTCCGTTCGCAGAAAACCGAGTCGATTGCAAGTCGAGTCGGCCGCTAAACTTTATAAGGATATATTATCCGGAAAAACGAAATTGGATTCCACTAACTCGAGATGGCTTTCCATTCGCTTTAAGTTATCCGCTTATATCTTTGCGAACGTACTTGGACTTTCCTTTCTTTCTGGGGCGATTTATTTCGGTTTAAACCATTTGGTCGCGTATGCAGGAGCAGCTCTGTTTGGAGTAACTCAGATAGTATGGGGATTCTATAATATAGGGTATATTCTGAAACCCTTAAAAGAGTCGACCCAAGTCGCAAATAGGATCGCAACTGGAGACCTGTCCGTTAACGTCGTGCATAACCGAAATGATGAGATCGGGGAATTGGATAAAGCCATTTTAAGTATGTTGATCAATACTGCGGGATTGATCGCTAGATTAAAGGAAAATGGAGATATCCTACTCCAATCTTCCAGCGATCTATCAGGCGCCAGCTTAAATCTTTCTTCCGGAACGGAGCAAATGTCTCAGCAATCGCAAACGATCGCGGCTGCTGCAACGCAGATGAATCAAAATTTGAGCATGGTTTCAAGTTCGATCGAGGAAATGTCGGTATCAGTCGGCGAGGTAGCGAAGAAAGCTGCGGACTCGGCTAAGATCGCTAGAGAAGCCAATTCAACGGCCCTTGAAACTGGTGAAGTCGTAAAAGAACTGGGTGAAAATGCAAGAGAGATCGGTAATGTCATCGAAAGTATTTCGAATATCGCATCGCAAACCAAACTTCTCGCATTGAATGCGGCTATCGAAGCTGCGGGAGCCGGAGACGCGGGAAAAGGTTTTGCAGTGGTCGCGTCCGAAGTGAAAGAGCTAGCGCGGCAATCAGCAGAATCTTCCGAGGAGATCAAGAGTAAAATTTCAGCCATCCAAAGAAGCACTGAAAGAGTGATCGAGTTTATTGGACGCATCACGAACGTGATAGCCGAAGTAAATCAGATCAGCGGTAGCATCGCCTCGGCAGTAGAAGAACAATCGATCACTACAAAAGAAATTGCGGCAAATGTCAGCCAGACGGCTTTAACTTCTAACGACGTAACTAAGAATATCAACGGCATATCGACGGCTTCCGTAGATGGCGCTAAAGACTCAGGTCGCGTATCTAAACTTTCTCAATCGTTGCAGGAATTAGCGGCAGGCCTTACCTCGTTGGTAAACCAGTTTAAGATTTAA